CGGTCTGCCAGCGCCCTAGCCTGGGGACGAGTGGACGTCCAAGGTTTGGTGCCGGCCGACCTTCTGGCCCGCTGCTCGTTCCCAGCGCCGGGCACCGAGGTCGCCTGTGCCGTTTCCGGCGGGGCGGACTCGCTGGCCCTTCTGGTGTTGGCGGTGGCCGCCGGGTGCCGGGTGACGGCCGTCCACGTCGACCACGGGCTCCGCCCGGGTTCAGCCTCCGAAGCCGACGTGGTGGCCGCCGCCGCCGACCGGTTCGGGGCCGCCTTCCGGTCAGAACGGGTAGTCGTCGGGCCCGGCCCTAACCTCGAAGCCCGGGCCCGGGCGGCTCGCTACGGTGCCCTCCCGCCCGGCGTGCTCACGGGCCACACGGCCGACGACCAGGCCGAGACGGTCCTGCTCAACCTCATGCGGGGGGCCGGCCTCGACGGCCTGGCCGGCATGGCCCCGTCCCGCCATCCTCTGCTCGGCGTGCGGCGCCGGGAGACCAGGGACCTGTGCCGATCGGTGGGCCTCGTGCCGGTCGAGGACCCGTCCAACGACGACCCTCGGCACCGGCGCAACCGCGTGCGGGCCGAGCTACTTCCCCTGTTGGAGTCCATCGCCGAGCGCGATGTCGTTCCCGTGCTGGTCCGCCAAGCCTCCGTTCTACGTGACGAAGCCGCCTTCCTCGGCTCGCTGGCCGCCGAGCTCGACCCGACCGACGCCGTGGCCTTGGCTGAGGCGCCGCCGGCGCTGGCCCGCCGGGCCGTGCGCCGGTGGCTGGGGGGCGAGCACCCCGTCGACCTGGCCACCGTGGAGCGGGTGCTGGCCGTGGCCCGGGGCGAGGCTCAGGCGACGGACGTGGGCGGCGGCCGCCGGGCGCGGCGAAGCCGCCAGCGGCTCCATGTCGAGCGCGACTGACCAGGGCCCGCCCCTGCCGGCTCGTACGGGACGGCCCAGCCGTCTACGGTGACGGCCGATGTCCCTCGACGGAGCCCCCGCCGCCAATCCCCACATCGGACCGGTCGTGGTCAGCGAGGAGGAGCTGCGGGCGCGGGTCACCGAGCTGGGCAAGGAGATCACCGCCGACTACAGCGACCGCGCCCCGCTGCTGGTCGGTGTGCTCAAGGGGGCGTTCATGTTCATGAGCGACTTGGCGCGGGCCATCGACCTTCCCGTCGAGTTCGACTTCATGGCCGTGTCGTCCTACGGCAGTGCCACCCAGACGAGCGGCGTCGTCCGCATCGTGAAAGACCTCGACCTCGACCTGAGCGGGCGCCATGTCATCCTCGTGGAGGACATCATCGACAGCGGGCTGACCCTCAGCTACCTGCGCCGCAACCTGCTGGCCCGCGGCCCGGCGTCCTTGGAGGTCTGCGCCCTGCTCGTGCGCGAGGGTCAGCAGCGCAAGGAGCCGGCGCTGCGCTATGTCGGCTTCCGGATCCCGGCCGACTTCGTGATCGGCTACGGCCTTGATGCCTACGAGCAGTACCGCAACCTGCCGTTCGTGTGCGTCTACTCAGGCGAGACCAGCCCCCCCACCGGCTGACCCCGGGGCCCGATAGGGATCGAGGCCGGGTACCCTGGCCCCTCGTGAGGACATGCGCGTGAAGAAGCTGGTCCGGCGCGTCCCGTTCTGGGTGGTGGTCGGGCTGGTGGTGGTCGTCGTTGCCTTCAACGCCTTTCGGGGCGACGGCGGGCGGGAGACATACCGCCTCGAC
This Actinomycetota bacterium DNA region includes the following protein-coding sequences:
- the tilS gene encoding tRNA lysidine(34) synthetase TilS, producing MDVQGLVPADLLARCSFPAPGTEVACAVSGGADSLALLVLAVAAGCRVTAVHVDHGLRPGSASEADVVAAAADRFGAAFRSERVVVGPGPNLEARARAARYGALPPGVLTGHTADDQAETVLLNLMRGAGLDGLAGMAPSRHPLLGVRRRETRDLCRSVGLVPVEDPSNDDPRHRRNRVRAELLPLLESIAERDVVPVLVRQASVLRDEAAFLGSLAAELDPTDAVALAEAPPALARRAVRRWLGGEHPVDLATVERVLAVARGEAQATDVGGGRRARRSRQRLHVERD
- the hpt gene encoding hypoxanthine phosphoribosyltransferase, whose amino-acid sequence is MSLDGAPAANPHIGPVVVSEEELRARVTELGKEITADYSDRAPLLVGVLKGAFMFMSDLARAIDLPVEFDFMAVSSYGSATQTSGVVRIVKDLDLDLSGRHVILVEDIIDSGLTLSYLRRNLLARGPASLEVCALLVREGQQRKEPALRYVGFRIPADFVIGYGLDAYEQYRNLPFVCVYSGETSPPTG